From the genome of Capsicum annuum cultivar UCD-10X-F1 chromosome 4, UCD10Xv1.1, whole genome shotgun sequence:
atttgatttggtctttatgatagacccttgttatgttgtggtggatttcctaacgcgttctgagcttgtcggggagtagtacttagcaccgagagggaaatttggtatttccccaaacctatgtgccatcgtagggttgtttgatgatgatattattggccagagagcccgattgtgattattgcagttttaaggtcgtactccttggcaaagagtatgacgctcccgccaacgggagtttcaaacgttggtattccacgtggggttgtcggttataggaaactcccatgtccataagattaagtttcttgaattaccgagtcactccgagatttgagtcaaagagttgagatgtttatgatgatttataattacctatgatgatttttgacgatatgataatttaggatgatttatcataatttatgatctataatgatttacgtggattacgagattttatcatatgaactgtttattatgaaattacaaaaagtatgattagatataactcaagccaagtgaatcatcattgtccgtatgcatgtttccatgaaattgattatattatttatattgttgcatgcacccccacatactcagtacatttcaaagtgctgacccacatatttccatgggctacattcttaccaaaatgtaggtacaagctatagcgcacatatcatgttcagctagatcgcagctctcgatcggcaggtgattagtccttttgattcagggacttgagttgttcagatttgaggtatattgtattttctatattcagtcgtattgagtaggggtagttgggagtcataacccagctatctttggtcaatgctagtagaggcttcatagacattcagtttcagatttgtatatatatataagcagaattgtgaccgtgtaaatttactttcatgttggtcagactaagttatgggttgtttccgcattatttattctattttattcagttgctttgggttatgccagatgaagggttagcttggggtcacttgtgaccttaagtaccgtgtgacgtctcgggattcgatttcggggcgttatatatatatatagttatatactaatttataaaacatatacacatttatacgttaaatatacacgtctatagaagatatattaacatatatacactctattcaatgtatatgtactattttaaataaaatatactgcaatatatatacattacaatatatatatatatatatatatatatatatatatatttattaaaacatatacacatgtatacgttaaatatacacgtctatacatatatatatatatatatgcaccattcaattaatatgtactactttaaataaaacatatactacagtatatttatatatatactactttaaataaaacatatactacagtatatttatatatatactacaatttataaaacatatacacatgtatacattaaatatacacatctatagaagatatatatatatatatatacacaaaacatatgctacttaatataataaattaataatatattagaagtaagcttttaatttaaactagaaatttaatttaactcattaaatgaaaaaaattacaaagtatggactaaggagtgaatgaatgttgaattttattgattgcgaaatgatccaaaatttataatttacatgaatgaaaaatcttcaaattattcatcatttttttcaactcattcatgttaatattaacgaaacccttgcataggatagtcaaagtcaacgggggcaaaaccatgcattggacttgattctgctgagttctcccgtgaagacataatttcttcaactttttgctCGTCGTTCGTCTCCGGTTCTATTCCTTGGTTTCTTTTTtccactctaatccaatctctgaggttAATTAGAACATTCATTGTATTGCTTCCAAATGAGTGTCGGTTATTttcaagctgttgtcgtccccgACTAAAGACGCTCTCTAATGCAACgattgacattgaaacattcaagatatctctagctaatcttgaaagcacaggatattgtgtttcattactcctccaccaatccaacgtgacattggaacattcaagatatctctagctaatcttgaaagcacaggatattgtgtttcattactcttccaccaatccaacgtgttgatccgtcgtctgcgatcctctggcagtgatcgaagataatatttcagctcttcccgataagttgatgtgtaagctctctcatcaacactgttccaacaaggtaaatcataaaagaaatcagGAAAATCACTGTGCTggtcttttagaagatgatggctcctcgggaggatgaggagcgattgttggagtgatatttgtaggtgcgactaaatcaactaaattagcatagtgattatataatttttttatgtattcatCCGCATCACctatagccgtccacaaatcaggttgtactgttcagaatcattgttagtatttatttctaagttagcataaatgatagtactaaagtggcacatagtattatatttcatgcacggaatTAGTATAAcatcaaccaagtaaatagggggaatcggaaaaaaatattttttaaatttagtaaacatggcaccaccaacttctttataacctttttatttttatattctttgagcaaatcagaaatatcggctatatataccaaaatattacaaataataggaTAACAAGCATCGAAAAATTCAatcgtagctatataaaatttttctaaaaacttaacaagatcattagttacaacccaatcagaatcatgtagcatgcaatcagcagaatcagtaaatgaactataatattggttaaaagctagtgtaataggaactctatatttataacaaatttttaaaaaatcatacgtagaatttcatctaatatcaatttcttcaggcatcaatattggtgcaagtccattttcttgacatttaactttaaattctctaattccttttcttcgattatttccttgaataaaaccaacaagaagacgaattttttcaatataaagcccaaaaaattcaagaccatcttttacaattaaattatatatatgacatgcacacttaatatgaaaaatttcaggtaacggcggaaataacttaaattttaactttgtaataacagtcttgttgttagaagcattatcaaaagcaatacatgagattttattttcaataccataaaattcggcaactttaacaatagaatcagcaataaaatttTCGGTATGTTTACgattttcatcatataaaaaagtaagaatacgtttttgcatcataaaattactatccattcagtgacaagtaatagttaaataatcatttttattaacagtacgaccaagatcagaagttagggacaatctatattttggtatggatttgacGTATATTATGTGTTGGCGAGCTAAGGAACAAGCACTTCAAGATTTAAGAGGAAAACCTTCGGCATCATACAGAAAATTACCTGCATACATTCATAGTTTGAACACTACTTATCCAGGTTCACATATACGAATGAAAAAGCATGAAGATAAtgagtttttgtatatttttatcgCACTAACTACATTCATACAAGGGTTCGATCACTGTAGACCTGTGATAGTTGTTGATGCAAGTTATCTTAGAGGACTATACAGTGACACATTTGTAGCTGCATGTACCATGGATGGAGCCGATAAGCTATTCTCNNNNNNNNNNNNNNNNNNNNNNNNNNNNNNNNNNNNNNNNNNNNNNNNNNNNNNNNNNNNNNNNNNNNNNNNNNNNNNNNNNNNNNNNNNNNNNNNNNNNACATAATTGGTAAGTTGTATATTTTTATAGAGTACTTATTTAATCTTTTTGTGGATGTTGATTGGCAGCAGGATATAGTTCcagatatatttatatgtattataggttttagttatgtttatgttttaaattccaGTTAAACTTGTTCCCAgctatatgtatttgtaaaatacatatgatttttttaatgtcTGTATATATCGTACTTTTAATGTATTTGTTCCATGTTCAGGCCATATATTTTCATTGACATATGGAATAGTAGATTCTGAAAATGATACATCCTGGACATGGTTCTTTCAGAATCTAAAGGAAGCATACGGTGAAAGAGAACATATGTGTAGTTTTCGATCGTAACCCAAGCATTATAAAAGCTGTTGTTGGAGTGTACAATAATGTACCACATTACACTTGTATGTGGCATTTATGGggtaatgtgaaaaaaaaattagaaagtcaCATGATGCATTGTCTGAAATCTTCTATACCATGGCGAAATCATACTCAAAGtctgaatttcataatttaatggAGAAAGTGGAGGTAGTTGATGTTAGGGTAAAGAATTACTTGGAGTTGGCGGGATACGATAAGTGGGCTAGGTCATATGCAACAGTTCATAGGGGATGAACCTTAACATCAAATATTGCAGAGTCAATTAATGTTGCACTGGTATCAGCTAGAAAACTTCCAATATATGATTTTTTAGAGGAAGTTAGATTGATGTTTGGTAGATGGAACTGTGAAAACAGATAGGAGACATTGTACACACGCACggatcttattgaaaaatttcaaGCAATTCTCCAATAGAATGAAGCAGAGTGTACACGTATGAAGatatgataaaatagatataatcatttaatgttgtatcttcttgaatttttatatgttgtatgAAACATATCttaatatacaaattattaaattataacaaATCTATGTgttgtaatgaaaaaaatatgtatatattctttAAACATATTAATATGCATTTGCTGCTTTGGGAAAAAATATATTTGCTAATTTGTAGCAAATTTtactgtaatatttttttttttataatattttttatgtattaatattTTCAGGTTATACCAGCGTCAGAGTACGTCTATACTGTCCACGATAAGGAGAAACATTTTATAGTTtgtctaaaagaaaaaaaatgttcttGTCATGCATTCCAATTGGATGAGATACCATGTGTGCATGCTTGTGCTGTACTTGATAGCAAGAATCTTGAAAAAGGACCATATTGCTCTAATCTATACAAGTCAAAAATTGTACTGAAAACGTATGATCTTCTTTTATATCCTCTACCACATAAAGATGACTGGGTGATACCTCAAAAAATTTTAGACGAAGTAGTTTTGCCTCCAAAATACTAGCGGCCCCCtagaagacctgcaaagaaggagcGCGGTAAATCAGGAagagatatgtttggaaagaaaagcaaaaattattgtagttcatgCGGACAAAAAGGTCACAATAGAcgttcatgtaggaaatacaacATATGATACATTTtatcatgttttattttatcacgtttttagtgaaaattcagttgctttattattcttttttttaattgtttcatttagaattttgaactttttattgatattgataatttgaTAGTGTTCAGATGTTGCACTTTTATGAAGTTGAACTTGTTAATTTGTTATAGTTCaaatgtttaattatatattatatatgtatatatctacatatattttTTGCACTAAAAATATGTTTGAATATGGAATAATAGGAGCCattgttattttgaaaaataaatatgtttacatTAGACGTTAATGAAAATACAATCTGAAATGAACATTAGTATTAACCATAATGTGTatctttcaaaaaatacaaattgaAATCTGAATAATACATATGGCTGAATGTGTAATAAGTAGAAATGTGTATATACACCTATGATTGAAAGATATAATTGCAAGAACCCAATGATGTTTTGCCTTTACGTGAACAGGAATGAACATATGATCAACCGTATGCCATGGCACTGTAGCATGCATGTGGAATCCACTTACATACTCATTCAGATGATATTTCTTTCCACCAGCATTAAGAGTTGCATCATCCAATTTATACACATCAAATACAGTTGTAACAATGTTTATGAAATTGCAGTCTACAGTGCTGAACTTATATGAGATATTGGGATCATACTTGGACTTCTTTCACAGATAGTACAAGCATACATCAATTTGCTgcattataaataaatttcatacttaatattaaataaacaaataaaaaaaaatcaaatcttacATATGAAAATATCATGTACAAATCAGTGAAGTTATAACATacttcatatgtatttacaaatatacattttcaactataacaaaataatcaattacaattattcatatttaaCGCCGAActaatatatatttcaatatacaaatcaatataataatatatcacttACCTCATCTGATCACGTCTGGCTAGGAGTACCCATAACGTAGAACCAATTCTTGTCTTCAACAgataaaatttcaaagttgatAACTGGTATTTTTGCCTTTCCCTTCAAATAATGTTCTTCTTTGTTGTTCCTATTTATTCATTATACATATTAGTCTGTAATTTACATAATCTTAATTTACAAAAGTTAGTACTATCAAGTTGTATTCTGTGTACCTCTTCGAATGATATTTAAGAGGATCCAATGAAAGCCACGTCATGAACTTATTGGTGACTTTAGTGTCTTCTATCGCATTAACTGGATGAGATATAAAGGGATGCTTCTGATCGAATGTTCTCCATTGCTCTTCCATGCTTACTTTATTATTAAGTTATGcaattaattatgtatatataatcaatTACATAAGATAATGCAGTATTATAAGAAACAATAAGTATATTGCTAAAACAAAAGTTAAATCATGTCTGAaaattgcaacagatgtattacTGAAATACATATGAACAAATGTAAAGTAAAAATGTCTAAACTATCTaacttcaaaatgaaaaaaaaaatattcttcaaaaTATAATCATATCTCATTAAAAACATTTACTGTTGTTCCAAAAATACAACTGAACAGCAAAAATCAAATTCATACTTCACTAtccattagaaaaaaaatataaagtaagcaaatttgttaactaaataaattatgttaagagtACTAACCATCTGCTGAACCAAATTTCATTGTGAATGGTGACTCATTGTATCTAGATGGTCGCCTAATCCTTAAAACATGCATTGACGTTTGTTGTGCTTGATTTGCAGATGGATGTAGAATTATACTTCGTTCAAGATTGACATACACATTAAGACTGGGAAGAAGCTCATCAGGAAGAGTATTCTGAGAGTCAGACAAATGTTGATTAGTATTGCTTTCAATATTTACTCCCGCAGGAATGTGGACTGCACTCTTATATTCCTGATCTAACTTTGAATTATCCACATCATTAACCTCTGACTCATGTCTCGTTGGTGTATTTACATTCATCTCAATCGTACCTTCTTTGttttgtataaattttataaagaTCTAGTTAGATTgcatttttcaacaaattaaaaatagcAATCAATGCACGTTTTATAGATACCTTGAACtcatcttcaacttcaacatTGGCTTTTGTTATGGAGTCAAGATCAATGCTTTTAAGGACGTCATCTGAAAATGTGAGTTGAGATTCTGATATTTGTACTTCACCAATACTTTCGTCAATTGATTTTGTGATCTACACATGTtcatacaaattaaataaaataatatttatgaagAACTAAAAAACTAACCAATATGTATTCAGCATACCGGAGCGACACAAACATCTTTTGCTTCATGAACATCTATAtcagtttttttctttaaaaaatgaaacaataaaaaattaaaataagtttttttgaTCATTATAACTATAcctaaccaaaaacaaaaaaaatctctaCCAGAACAATGTCATTATCCTCATTGTACCCATCAATCTCATTATACACATCATTCATACTGTTGTTTTGATATCCTGCCATCTCTTCGGCAAactgttttaatattattttttgtaatgataaattagaattgtatatataaaattagtTGAATATAAATGTACGAAATTTACTTACCAATGTGACTTCAGGATTCTTATTAAACTCATGAACAAATTTTGTAGTCGCTTGATGGGGTGATGTACTCTTAACATTTTCATCCGTTGGTGGCTGATCAGATTCGCTGCCTTTTGCTTGTTTCTTcacatttaaaacatgaaaatataaattaaaaaaattactaaataacaacttagttataaaaaaatacatatgctgtaaatgtttatatgttgtacctTATTTTCATTGATTGCATTCATCATCTGATCAAACCTGAAAAACACTAGGCCACGGACATCATTAAACTCTTGCCATAcctgaattattaaaaaaataattagaaatgaaaaaataaattaatcaaaagcttaaagaaaaattatctttttcacAAAACTTATCAAAGACTTTCTTCGAGACAACACCGTCTTCATCTTCAGAACTAAACGAAGACGGAGCAGGTGACTAAACCGGAATGAATTTTTTACTGTCAGGCCGGTTTATGTCTTTCCTATTTTCACCTAGCGTAACTTTTGTTTGAATTGGCTTGTGAATTAGAGTCCTGACAAAAGACATCTTTGCAGCACGGGGTGGAGGAATCCGTTTTTATATCAGCTCATCTACACCTTTAGGATGtggcttcatttttttctttataggtAAAGCTGAGAAATCGCCATGATGTTTTTTCTTTGTGGTAAACTGATTTTGTCTTTGTGGAGGATCCTGCAAATCATCTTCCGAATCAATGTCATCTTCATTATGACTAGCAGATCCAGGAACAAGCTTCTTCGAtatatgaaaagttgaaatctccTTTCTTGTTGGTTCGATATTCTTAAAAACAACCTacaatttaaataacataatgaaaataataatttagatgGTAAAATTAATTACATTATAAATTAGTTAACCATGATCAAAACCATTATAATGAATACACACTAACAAATGGtatgttgtatatatacatatactagatcagaaaatacatttacaaaataATCAACATCACATACAAAAAACAAATCGTAAAACTAACCTTGTCATCTGTATCATCAAACATACTTCCCATAAGAGTTTCATATCTTGGACGAGGAGAATTTGTCTTCCAATTCAAAATACGAGGGATTTGAGAATCCACCTTGGAAATAACATTACGAGGCACGTTTGAACAACACTCGTACAACCAAATTTGAATGGCCAGTGGCATTCTAAGAAGCATATAGAACTTTCCTTTCGGCTTCAACTTTTTATGCAAACTTCAAGCTAATTCTTCAAATGCAACCGATCCCCACGGATAATCACTGTAGTGACCACTCTCAACCAAATCAAAGTGGAGGTGTGGAATAGCTACGGTATCAACTGACGATAGTAAGAATACgtgaataaaatacaaattagCAAACTTTAACGCATCTTCATCGTTATCATTCCTCCAAATTTTGTCAGAAACAACagcatataaattttttttctgtACAAAACTCTCACcatcaaaatattgatcaataATTCTATTAGGGCGCTCCTCATCAAAcaaaaattcatccttatttGTAGCACAATTCAAACCAGTCACCAAAGCAAACTCTCTAATAGTGAAATGAAGAATTGTGCCCTTTGCTNNNNNNNNNNNNNNNNNNNNNNNNNNNNNNNNNNNNNNNNNNNNNNNNNNNNNNNNNNNNNNNNNNNNNNNNNNNNNNNNNNNNNNNNNNNNNNNNNNNNNNNNNNNNNNNNNNNNNNNNNNNNNNNNNNNNNNNNNNNNNNNNNNNNNNNNNNNNNNNNNNNNNNNNNNNNNNNNNNNNNNNNNNNNNNNNNNNNNNNNNNNNNNNNNNNNNNNNNNNNNNNNNNNNNNNNNNNNNNNNNNNNNNNNNNNNNNNNNNNNNNNNNNNNNNNNNNNNNNNNNNNNNNNNNNNNNNNNNNNNNNNNNNNNNNNNNNNNNNNNNNNNNNNNNNNNNNNNNNNNNNNNNNNNNNNNNNNNNNNNNNNNNNNNNNNNNNNNNNNNNNNNNNNNNNNNNNNNNNNNNNNNNNNNNNNNNNNNNNNNNNNNNNNNNNNNNNNNNNNNNNNNNNNNNNNNNNNNNNNNNNNNNNNNNNNNNNNNNNNNNNNNNNNNNNNNNNNNNNNNNNNNNNNNNNNNNNNNNNNNNNNNNNNNNNNNNNNNNNNNNNNNNNNNNNNNNNNNNNNNNNNNNNNNNNNNNNNNNNNNNNNNNNNNNNNNNNNNNNNNNNNNNNNNNNNNNNNNNNNNNNNNNNNNNNNNNNNNNNNNNNNNNNNNNNNNNNNNNNNNNNNNNNNNNNNNNNNNNNNNNNNNNNNNNNNNNNNNNNNNNNNNNNNNNNNNNNNNNNNNNNNNNNNNNNNNNNNNNNNNNNNNNNNNNNNNNNNNNNNNNNNNNNNNNNNNNNNNNNNNNNNNNNNNNNNNNNNNNNNNNNNNNNNNNNNNNNNNNNNNNNNNNNNNNNNNNNNNNNNNNNNNNNNNNNNNNNNNNNNNNNNNNNNNNNNNNNNNNNNNNNNNNNNNNNNNNNNNNNNNNNNNNNNNNNNNNNNNNNNNNNNNNNNNNNNNNNNNNNNNNNNNNNNNNNNNNNNNNNNNNNNNNNNNNNNNNNNNNNNNNNNNNNNNNNNNNNNNNNNNNNNNNNNNNNNNNNNNNNNNNNNNNNNNNNNNNNNNNNNNNNNNNNNNNNNNNNNNNNNNNNNNNNNNNNNNNNNNNNNNNNNNNNNNNNNNNNNNNNNNNNNNNNNNNNNNNNNNNNNNNNNNNNNNNNNNNNNNNNNNNNNNNNNNNNNNNNNNNNNNNNNNNNNNNNNNNNNNNNNNNNNNNNNNNNNNNNNNNNNNNNNNNNNNNNNNNNNNNNNNNNNNNNNNNNNNNNNNNNNNNNNNNNNNNNNNNNNNNNNNNNNNNNNNNNNNNNNNNNNNNNNNNNNNNNNNNNNNNNNNNNNNNNNNNNNNNNNNNNNNNNNNNNNNNNNNNNNNNNNNNNNNNNNNNNNNNNNNNNNNNNNNNNNNNNNNNNNNNNNNNNNNNNNNNNNNNNNNNNNNNNNNNNNNNNNNNNNNNNNNNNNNNNNNNNNNNNNNNNNNNNNNNNNNNNNNNNNNNNNNNNNNNNNNNNNNNNNNNNNNNNNNNNNNNNNNNNNNNNNNNNNNNNNNNNNNNNNNNNNNNNNNNNNNNNNNNNNNNNNNNNNNNNNNNNNNNNNNNNNNNNNNNNNNNNNNNNNNNNNNNNNNNNNNNNNNNNNNNNNNNNNNNNNNNNNNNNNNNNNNNNNNNNNNNNNNNNNNNNNNNNNNNNNNNNNNNNNNNNNNNNNNNNNNNNNNNNNNNNNNNNNNNNNNNNNNNNNNNNNNNNNNNNNNNNNNNNNNNNNNNNNNNNNNNNNNNNNNNNNNNNNNNNNNNNNNNNNNNNNNNNNNNNNNNNNNNNNNNNNNNNNNNNNNNNNNNNNNNNNNNNNNNNNNNNNNNNNNNNNNNNNNNNNNNNNNNNNNNNNNNNNNNNNNNNNNNNNNNNNNNNNNNNNNNNNNNNNNNNNNNNNNNNNNNNNNNNNNNNNNNNNNNNNNNNNNNNNNNNNNNNNNNNNNNNNNNNNNNNNNNNNNNNNNNNNNNNNNNNNNNNNNNNNNNNNNNNNNNNNNNNNNNNNNNNNNNNNNNNNNNNNNNNNNNNNNNNNNNNNNNNNNNNNNNNNNNNNNNNNNNNNNNNNNNNNNNNNNNNNNNNNNNNNNNNNNNNNNNNNNNNNNNNNNNNNNNNNNNNNNNNNNNNNNNNNNNNNNNNNNNNNNNNNNNNNNNNNNNNNNNNNNNNNNNNNNNNNNNNNNNNNNNNNNNNNNNNNNNNNNNNNNNNNNNNNNNNNNNNNNNNNNNNNNNNNNNNNNNNNNNNNNNNNNNNNNNNNNNNNNNNNNNNNNNNNNNNNNNNNNNNNNNNNNNNNNNNNNNNNNNNNNNNNNNNNNNNNNNNNNNNNNNNNNNNNNNNNNNNNNNNNNNNNNNNNNNNNNNNNNNNNNNNNNNNNNNNNNNNNNNNNNNNNNNNNNNNNNNNNNNNNNNNNNNNNNNNNNNNNNNNNNNNNNNNNNNNNNNNNNNNNNNNNNNNNNNNNNNNNNNNNNNNNNNNNNNNNNNNNNNNNNNNNNNNNNNNNNNNNNNNNNNNNNNNNNNNNNNNNNNNNNNNNNNNNNNNNNNNNNNNNNNNNNNNNNNNNNNNNNNNNNNNNNNNNNNNNNNNNNNNNNNNNNNNNNNNNNNNNNNNNNNNNNNNNNNNNNNNNNNNNNNNNNNNNNNNNNNNNNNNNNNNNNNNNNNNNNNNNNNNNNNNNNNNNNNNNNNNNNNNNNNNNNNNNNNNNN
Proteins encoded in this window:
- the LOC107869583 gene encoding uncharacterized protein LOC107869583; its protein translation is MMNAINENKKQAKGSESDQPPTDENVKSTSPHQATTKFVHEFNKNPEVTLNTLPDELLPSLNVYVNLERSIILHPSANQAQQTSMHVLRIRRPSRYNESPFTMKFGSADVSMEEQWRTFDQKHPFISHPVNAIEDTKVTNKFMTWLSLDPLKYHSKRNNKEEHYLKGKAKIPVINFEILSVEDKNWFYVMGTPSQT